The region CGCGGGCGGCCTGCCACAAACGGCGCGCCATGCCGCGCCGGTGCAGGGCGCGCGGCACGAACATGTGGAACAGATGCGTGTTGTCGCGCATCGCCACCACGCCGGCCAGTGCGCCGTCGATATACGCGAGCTGATACGCGTAGCGCGACTGCGACAGATAACCTTCGATGGCCGGCTGGCGGCAATGTTCGATGAACTTTTCCGCCCCCGCGCCGTCCGGGTGCAGGGTCAAAAAGGGCATCAGGTCGTCGATCAGGGCGACGATGGCGGGCGCGT is a window of Janthinobacterium rivuli DNA encoding:
- a CDS encoding GNAT family N-acetyltransferase; this translates as MTTLPEPILRPALVADAPAIVALIDDLMPFLTLHPDGAGAEKFIEHCRQPAIEGYLSQSRYAYQLAYIDGALAGVVAMRDNTHLFHMFVPRALHRRGMARRLWQAARDASLAKGDVTAFTVNSSMYALPLYESLGFVATGPKVEEGGIAFVPMRMELTA